In the genome of Eschrichtius robustus isolate mEscRob2 chromosome 12, mEscRob2.pri, whole genome shotgun sequence, one region contains:
- the LOC137774072 gene encoding myelin-associated neurite-outgrowth inhibitor-like: MNPVYSPGSSGVPYANAKGIGYPAGFPTGYAAAAPACSPNMYPGANPTFQTGYTPGTPYKVSCSPASGAVPPYSSSPNPYQTAVYPVRSAYPQQSPYAQQGTYYPQPLYAAPPHVIHHTTVVQPNGMPATVYPAAVPPPRGNGVTVGMVAGTTMAMSAGTLLTAHSPTPVAPHPVTVPTYRAPGTPTYSCVPPPPPSGDHPANVCGWSCAVTSWRFHSWCCRPCASNQDFLLNALDT; encoded by the coding sequence ATGAATCCTGTTTATAGCCCGGGTTCTTCTGGGGTTCCCTATGCAAATGCCAAAGGAATTGGTTATCCAGCTGGTTTCCCCACGGGCTATGCAGCAGCAGCTCCGGCCTGTTCCCCTAACATGTACCCTGGAGCGAATCCTACCTTCCAAACAGGTTACACTCCTGGCACACCTTACAAAGTGTCCTGTTCCCCCGCCAGCGGGGCTGTGCCACCGTactcctcctcccccaacccctaccAGACCGCTGTATACCCCGTGCGAAGTGCCTACCCCCAGCAGAGCCCGTACGCACAGCAAGGCACGTACTACCCCCAGCCCCTGTATGCAGCACCCCCTCACGTCATCCACCACACCACTGTGGTGCAGCCCAACGGCATGCCGGCGACGGTGTACCCTGCTGCCGTCCCTCCGCCTAGAGGCAACGGCGTCACCGTGGGCATGGTGGCGGGGACCACTATGGCCATGTCAGCGGGTACCTTGCTGACTGCCCACTCCCCAACTCCTGTTGCCCCCCACCCCGTCACCGTGCCCACGTATCGGGCCCCAGGAACGCCCACCTACAGctgtgtgcccccccccccccccagtggtgATCACCCTGCAAACGTTTGCGGATGGAGCTGTGCAGTCACATCATGGAGGTTCCACAGCTGGTGCTGCAGGCCTTGTGCCTCCAACCAGGACTTTCTTCTTAATGCTCTCGACACTTAG